One stretch of Streptomyces sp. NBC_00443 DNA includes these proteins:
- a CDS encoding M14 family metallopeptidase has translation MYLNVAEIESAITSLDGAYPGGTEVIDLPHATHEGRTTRLLRVGTRQSDEVPAILLLGGMHAREWVPPDALISLAADLLEAHDAGTGLGYGSSTFTAAQVAQVLEEVSLFFFPCVNPDGRAFSQTTSAMWRKNRRSAPAGSTGPSCVGVDLNRNFDFVWDHKAKFAPDADVHTSDKPCDPQVYRGPAAASEPETRNVVWALDSHPRIRWMVDVHSAVPVILHNWGSDQNQSSTPTDNFRNPDLDAVRGRPDDGIGEFMTEPDLNIAVELAERMNDAARAVRGVDYGVEPAFGLYPTSGTSDDYAYSRHLTDPAHAKVFGYTIECGDTFQPVFSEAEEVIGEVSAALLALALNAPEVTDG, from the coding sequence GTGTATCTCAACGTGGCCGAGATCGAATCGGCGATCACCAGTCTGGACGGCGCCTACCCCGGGGGGACCGAGGTCATCGACCTGCCACACGCCACCCACGAAGGGCGCACGACGAGGTTGCTGCGGGTCGGGACGCGGCAGTCCGACGAAGTACCGGCAATCCTGCTGTTGGGTGGGATGCACGCGCGCGAGTGGGTGCCGCCCGACGCGTTGATCTCGCTGGCGGCGGACCTGCTGGAGGCCCACGACGCCGGCACCGGGCTCGGCTATGGGTCGTCGACGTTCACCGCGGCACAGGTCGCGCAGGTGCTGGAGGAGGTCAGTCTGTTCTTCTTCCCCTGTGTCAACCCTGATGGCCGGGCCTTCAGCCAGACCACGTCCGCGATGTGGCGGAAGAACCGCCGGTCGGCACCTGCCGGGTCCACGGGCCCCTCGTGCGTGGGAGTCGATCTGAACCGGAACTTCGACTTCGTCTGGGACCACAAGGCAAAGTTCGCCCCGGACGCAGATGTTCACACCTCGGACAAGCCGTGCGATCCGCAGGTCTACCGTGGACCGGCCGCCGCCTCGGAGCCCGAGACCCGAAACGTGGTCTGGGCGCTCGACAGCCACCCGCGGATCCGGTGGATGGTAGACGTCCACAGCGCGGTTCCGGTGATCCTTCACAACTGGGGCTCCGACCAGAACCAGTCCAGCACCCCCACCGACAACTTCCGTAACCCCGACCTCGACGCCGTACGCGGGCGACCCGACGACGGCATCGGTGAGTTCATGACCGAACCGGACCTGAACATCGCGGTCGAACTCGCGGAACGGATGAACGACGCGGCTCGTGCGGTGCGCGGGGTCGACTACGGGGTCGAGCCGGCGTTCGGGCTGTATCCCACCTCAGGCACGAGTGACGACTACGCCTACAGCCGGCACCTCACCGACCCGGCTCACGCCAAGGTGTTCGGCTACACGATCGAATGTGGCGACACCTTCCAGCCCGTGTTCAGCGAAGCCGAAGAGGTCATCGGGGAGGTCTCGGCCGCGTTGCTGGCGCTCGCGCTCAATGCTCCCGAGGTCACGGACGGCTGA
- a CDS encoding peptidoglycan-binding protein, with amino-acid sequence MGETKFYVAKKGDNLNKIATMHGLTLAQVLEWNPEITSPNVIQIGQRIRVSAPESVVGYEPFPGPGFFQPTRTSPIVEAMGYRLIEEGCSSYPDGPDLKWSDADKASYSKWQRKLGFSGKDADGMPGKKSWDKLHVPHVVAGG; translated from the coding sequence ATGGGTGAGACAAAATTCTACGTAGCGAAGAAGGGTGACAATCTGAACAAGATTGCCACCATGCACGGCCTGACACTGGCCCAGGTTCTGGAGTGGAACCCCGAAATCACCAGTCCGAACGTGATTCAGATCGGACAGCGCATCCGCGTTTCCGCCCCGGAATCAGTCGTCGGTTACGAGCCGTTCCCTGGTCCCGGCTTCTTCCAGCCGACCAGGACCAGCCCGATCGTCGAGGCCATGGGCTACCGCCTCATCGAGGAAGGCTGCTCGTCATATCCTGACGGGCCGGACCTCAAGTGGAGCGACGCGGACAAGGCGTCCTACTCCAAGTGGCAGCGCAAGCTGGGTTTCTCCGGTAAGGACGCGGACGGCATGCCCGGGAAGAAGTCCTGGGACAAGCTGCATGTGCCCCACGTCGTGGCCGGGGGCTAG
- a CDS encoding serine/threonine-protein kinase — MGDSRLIQGRYRLLDPIGRGGMGEVWRARDESLGRQVAVKCLKPLGPHHDHSFTRVLRERFRREARVAAALQHRGVTVVHDFGESDGVLFLVMELLQGRNLSQLLEDNKHHPLPVPDVVEIADQVAAALAYTHQQGIVHRDLKPANIMRLADGTVKICDFGIARLAHDIGFTSRLTGTGIAMGTPHYMSPEQIGGEEVDQRSDLYSLGCVLYEIATGVPPFDLDDPWAILVGHRDTAPRPPRSHRAELPEYFEQVILDLLAKRPEERPHDGGELGRRIGLGRTTPTYVPTVVTPQPDLGPPAPVTREPRLPSWTRGMTTGHKATGAGLRTTPPDAGAGLTGEWIPRPTTGRRPDEAAVPDETPTPSAAALAALAGRHNAGLSLGRLGRWTEAGEVHRAVAAEREHLLGPDHPDTLASRYEVAFTLSRTGRAADALREYKHVARARSLSLGPDHPETLAARQEMAYVLGQLGRHFDAHQVYTSVLTARERAMGADHPDTLRCRHNLAFNLSRLGRLEDSYRMAGEVAVARARVLGPHHPETLVTRYEVAYALGQLGRWAEALQTYREVADARAQALGPDHADTLAARYEVGISLGRLGRSAEALQLYLDLIDDRTRVHGPAHPETLRARHGLGVNLGRLGRWEEALAESRDVCAIRERVLGPDHTDTLVSRREVAVSLGWLGRWPDALTEYRGVATAREHVLGADHPDTLASRNDEAHCLEQLGRSAEAVELYRRVAVLRQQRASGGG; from the coding sequence ATGGGGGACAGCAGGCTGATCCAGGGCCGGTACCGGCTGCTCGATCCGATCGGGCGCGGCGGTATGGGCGAGGTGTGGCGTGCGCGCGACGAGTCGCTGGGCCGGCAGGTCGCCGTGAAGTGCCTCAAGCCGCTGGGGCCGCACCACGACCACTCGTTCACGCGTGTCCTGCGGGAGCGGTTTCGCCGAGAGGCCCGGGTGGCCGCGGCGCTCCAGCACCGCGGGGTGACCGTGGTCCACGACTTCGGCGAGTCCGACGGGGTTCTGTTCCTGGTCATGGAGTTGCTCCAGGGCCGCAACCTCAGCCAGCTCCTGGAGGACAACAAGCATCATCCGCTGCCTGTCCCGGACGTCGTCGAGATCGCCGACCAGGTCGCCGCCGCCCTCGCCTACACCCACCAGCAGGGCATCGTGCACCGCGACCTGAAGCCCGCGAACATCATGCGGCTCGCCGACGGCACGGTGAAGATCTGCGACTTCGGCATAGCGCGCCTCGCCCATGACATCGGCTTCACCTCCCGGCTGACCGGCACCGGCATCGCGATGGGCACCCCGCACTACATGTCGCCGGAGCAGATCGGCGGGGAGGAGGTGGACCAGCGCAGCGACCTGTACTCGCTGGGGTGCGTGCTGTACGAGATCGCCACCGGGGTACCGCCGTTCGACCTGGACGACCCCTGGGCGATCCTCGTCGGACACCGCGACACCGCGCCCAGGCCGCCGCGCAGCCACCGCGCCGAGCTGCCCGAGTACTTCGAGCAGGTCATCCTCGACCTGCTGGCGAAGCGGCCCGAGGAACGACCGCACGACGGAGGCGAGTTGGGCCGCCGGATCGGTCTGGGCCGTACGACACCGACGTACGTGCCGACCGTGGTGACCCCACAGCCGGACCTCGGGCCCCCGGCGCCCGTCACCCGCGAGCCCCGCCTGCCGTCCTGGACCCGCGGCATGACCACCGGCCACAAGGCCACCGGCGCGGGACTGCGCACCACACCTCCGGACGCGGGGGCCGGTCTCACCGGCGAGTGGATCCCCCGGCCCACGACCGGCCGGCGGCCCGACGAGGCCGCCGTACCCGACGAAACGCCCACCCCCTCCGCGGCGGCGCTCGCGGCGCTGGCCGGACGCCACAACGCCGGTCTCAGCCTGGGCCGACTGGGCCGCTGGACCGAGGCGGGCGAGGTGCACCGGGCCGTCGCCGCCGAACGTGAGCACCTCCTCGGCCCCGACCACCCAGACACCCTCGCCAGCCGCTACGAGGTCGCCTTCACCCTCAGCCGCACCGGCCGCGCCGCGGACGCCCTGCGTGAGTACAAGCACGTCGCCCGCGCCCGCAGTCTCTCGCTCGGCCCCGACCACCCCGAGACGCTCGCCGCCCGGCAGGAAATGGCGTACGTGCTCGGGCAGTTGGGCCGCCATTTCGACGCGCACCAGGTCTACACGTCCGTGCTGACGGCACGGGAACGCGCGATGGGCGCCGACCACCCCGACACACTGCGCTGCCGCCACAACCTCGCCTTCAACCTGAGTAGACTCGGCCGCCTGGAGGACTCGTACCGCATGGCCGGCGAGGTCGCCGTCGCACGCGCCCGCGTCCTCGGCCCGCACCACCCCGAAACCCTGGTCACGCGCTACGAAGTCGCTTACGCCCTCGGTCAGTTGGGCCGCTGGGCCGAGGCCCTGCAGACCTACCGCGAGGTCGCCGACGCCCGCGCCCAGGCCCTCGGCCCGGATCACGCCGACACGCTCGCCGCCCGTTACGAGGTCGGCATCAGCCTCGGCCGCCTCGGCCGCAGCGCGGAGGCCCTCCAGCTCTACCTCGACCTGATCGACGACCGCACCCGTGTCCACGGCCCCGCCCACCCCGAGACCCTGCGTGCCCGACACGGCCTCGGCGTGAACCTCGGCCGCCTCGGACGCTGGGAGGAGGCCCTCGCCGAGTCCCGGGACGTGTGCGCGATCCGTGAGCGCGTGCTGGGACCCGACCACACCGACACCCTGGTCAGCCGGCGCGAGGTCGCGGTGAGCCTCGGCTGGCTGGGCCGCTGGCCGGACGCGCTCACCGAGTACCGCGGGGTGGCCACCGCCCGCGAACACGTCCTCGGCGCCGACCACCCCGACACCCTCGCCAGCCGGAACGACGAGGCCCACTGCCTGGAGCAGCTCGGGCGGAGCGCGGAGGCGGTCGAGCTGTACCGGAGGGTGGCGGTGCTGCGGCAGCAGCGGGCGTCCGGAGGCGGGTGA
- a CDS encoding phytoene desaturase family protein, whose product MPADEGHPGHRTYDAVIVGGGHNGLVAAAYLARAGRSVLVLERLDRTGGAAVSTRPFAGVDARLSRYSYLVSLLPKKIVRDLGLDFRVRTRNVSSYTPVDRDGRPTGLLVGGGERRTREAFARLTGGEREYAAWQRFYAMTGEVAQRVFPTLTEPLPSRGELRRRVDDEEAWRTLFEEPIGVAIEDRFADDLIRGVVLTDALIGTFADAHDMSLKQNRCLLYHVIGGGTGDWDVPVGGMGALTDALATAARDAGAVVVTGHEAVRIDTDGRTAEISYRTADGEGVVTARHVLVNASPQELAALTGDTTADPVEGAQLKVNMLLKRLPRLRDSSVDPREAFAGTFHIAEGYDQLATAHAQAAAGELPAAPPSEIYCHSLTDPTILGPALVERGYQTLTLFGLHTPARLFERDNDAVRDELLKSTLAQLDAHLAEPLADCLATDADGRPCIEAKTPLDLERDLRLPGGNIFHRDLAWPYAQEDTGRWGVETRHPNVLLCGAGAVRGGGVSGVPGHNAAMAVLEAVGD is encoded by the coding sequence ATGCCAGCAGACGAGGGACACCCGGGACACCGCACGTACGACGCCGTCATCGTCGGCGGAGGCCACAACGGCCTCGTCGCCGCCGCCTACCTGGCCCGGGCCGGACGGTCCGTGCTGGTGCTGGAGCGACTGGACCGCACCGGGGGCGCCGCGGTCTCCACACGGCCGTTCGCCGGCGTCGACGCACGGCTCTCCCGCTACTCGTACCTGGTCAGCCTGCTGCCCAAGAAGATCGTCCGGGACCTCGGCCTGGACTTCCGTGTCCGTACCCGCAACGTCTCCTCGTACACGCCCGTGGACCGGGACGGCCGGCCGACCGGACTGCTCGTGGGCGGCGGCGAGCGGCGCACCCGGGAGGCGTTCGCCCGGCTGACCGGCGGCGAGCGCGAGTACGCGGCCTGGCAGCGCTTCTACGCCATGACCGGCGAGGTCGCCCAGCGGGTCTTCCCGACGCTCACCGAGCCCCTGCCGAGCCGCGGGGAACTGCGCCGCCGGGTGGACGACGAGGAGGCCTGGCGGACCCTCTTCGAGGAGCCGATCGGCGTCGCGATCGAGGACCGTTTCGCGGACGACCTGATCCGGGGTGTGGTCCTGACGGACGCCCTGATCGGCACCTTCGCCGACGCCCATGACATGTCCCTCAAGCAGAACCGTTGCCTCCTCTACCACGTGATCGGCGGCGGCACCGGCGACTGGGACGTCCCCGTCGGCGGCATGGGTGCCCTCACCGACGCCCTGGCCACGGCCGCGCGCGACGCGGGCGCGGTCGTCGTCACCGGGCACGAGGCGGTACGGATCGACACGGACGGCCGTACGGCGGAGATCAGCTATCGCACGGCCGACGGTGAGGGCGTCGTCACCGCCCGGCACGTCCTGGTGAACGCCTCCCCGCAGGAGCTGGCCGCCCTGACCGGCGACACCACCGCGGACCCCGTCGAGGGCGCCCAGCTCAAGGTGAACATGCTGCTCAAGCGCCTGCCGCGGCTGCGCGACAGCTCCGTCGACCCGCGCGAGGCGTTCGCCGGCACCTTCCACATCGCCGAGGGCTACGACCAGCTGGCCACCGCCCACGCCCAGGCCGCCGCCGGGGAACTCCCCGCCGCCCCGCCGTCCGAGATCTACTGCCACTCGCTGACCGACCCGACGATCCTCGGCCCCGCCCTCGTCGAGCGGGGCTACCAGACCCTCACCCTGTTCGGCCTGCACACCCCGGCCCGGCTGTTCGAGCGCGACAACGACGCCGTACGCGACGAACTGCTGAAGTCGACGCTCGCCCAGCTGGACGCCCACCTCGCCGAGCCGCTGGCCGACTGTCTGGCGACGGACGCCGACGGACGGCCCTGCATCGAGGCGAAGACCCCGCTGGACCTGGAGCGCGATCTGCGCCTTCCCGGCGGCAACATCTTCCACCGCGACCTGGCCTGGCCGTACGCCCAGGAGGACACCGGCCGCTGGGGCGTGGAGACCCGCCACCCGAACGTGCTGCTCTGCGGGGCGGGCGCGGTGCGTGGGGGAGGGGTGAGCGGAGTGCCGGGGCACAACGCGGCGATGGCGGTGCTGGAGGCGGTCGGCGACTGA
- a CDS encoding serine hydrolase: MTDGRTGLTRRQLGRTAVALGGALTIAPLPAGPAAAAAAAPTASPTLRHGSPERAGLLPTHLRRLVTDAERFLAPSPKHPWYAGAVLLAGRGGTVALHQPIGMAVRYEAYDETSDTGVEFPSDQQIPMAEGTVFDLASVSKLFTSILAVQQIERGELGLEATVASYLPDFGRAGKQDITIRQLLTHTSGFRAWIPLYNAPTYEEKLQLIWSEAPLNAPGTKYLYSDLNLISLQLVLEKITGRSLDVLLHDEITGPLGMRRTRYNPPAAWKPGIAATEDARLPWSGLDRGLVWGEVHDENAFSLGGVAGHAGVFSNAWDLAVLGRTLLNGGAYGSCRILEPESVELMFTDFNTAFPGDEHGLGFELYQHWYMGAMATPRTAGHTGFTGTSLVLDPTTDSFLVVLGNSVHPVRSWRSGSAPRVAAADSMARAAAVRPRHGRTAWFSGMATATSATLVLPALDTSSGEAELHCALWWDTEPQADVLVLESTTDGGTTWAALPFATKRQGERPQAHPTGAVTGWSGRVWHRLTAQLPAHRQLVLRWRYTTDKLYVGRGAYVDGLHVETAHSVLFDEARPADAARITASGWTAAAN; encoded by the coding sequence ATGACCGACGGCAGAACCGGACTGACCAGGCGTCAACTGGGCAGGACCGCAGTGGCCTTGGGCGGCGCCCTGACCATCGCCCCCTTGCCCGCTGGACCCGCGGCGGCAGCCGCAGCGGCGCCCACCGCAAGCCCCACCCTGCGCCACGGCTCCCCCGAGCGCGCCGGCCTCCTCCCCACCCACCTCCGCCGACTCGTGACCGATGCAGAGAGGTTCTTGGCCCCCTCCCCCAAGCACCCCTGGTACGCCGGCGCCGTCCTCCTCGCCGGCCGCGGCGGCACCGTGGCGCTGCACCAGCCCATCGGGATGGCCGTGCGCTATGAGGCGTACGACGAAACGAGCGACACCGGCGTGGAGTTTCCGTCGGACCAGCAGATCCCGATGGCCGAGGGCACCGTCTTCGACCTGGCCTCGGTGTCCAAGCTGTTCACATCGATCCTCGCGGTGCAGCAGATCGAACGGGGCGAGCTGGGGCTGGAGGCCACGGTCGCCTCCTACCTCCCGGACTTCGGCCGCGCGGGCAAACAGGACATCACGATCCGTCAGCTCCTCACCCACACCTCGGGGTTCCGTGCCTGGATCCCGCTGTACAACGCGCCGACGTACGAGGAGAAGCTCCAGCTCATCTGGAGCGAGGCGCCGCTGAATGCTCCAGGCACCAAGTACCTCTACTCGGATCTGAATCTGATCTCCCTCCAGCTCGTCCTGGAGAAGATCACCGGCCGCAGCCTCGACGTCCTCCTCCACGACGAGATCACCGGCCCGCTCGGGATGCGCCGCACCCGCTACAACCCGCCCGCCGCCTGGAAGCCGGGGATCGCGGCCACCGAGGACGCGCGGCTGCCGTGGTCCGGCCTGGACCGTGGGCTCGTCTGGGGTGAAGTGCACGACGAGAACGCCTTCAGCCTGGGTGGGGTCGCGGGCCACGCGGGCGTCTTCTCGAACGCGTGGGACCTGGCGGTCCTCGGCCGGACGCTGCTCAACGGCGGCGCCTACGGCAGCTGCCGCATCCTGGAGCCGGAGTCCGTGGAGCTGATGTTCACCGACTTCAACACCGCCTTCCCCGGCGACGAGCACGGCCTCGGTTTCGAGCTCTACCAGCACTGGTACATGGGCGCCATGGCCACCCCGCGCACAGCGGGACACACCGGTTTCACCGGCACCTCCCTCGTCCTCGACCCGACCACCGACTCATTCCTCGTCGTCCTCGGCAACTCGGTCCATCCGGTGCGCAGTTGGCGCTCCGGTTCCGCGCCCCGGGTCGCCGCGGCCGACAGCATGGCCCGTGCTGCAGCGGTCCGCCCGCGCCACGGCCGTACGGCATGGTTCTCCGGAATGGCGACCGCCACCAGCGCGACGCTCGTGCTCCCCGCCCTCGACACGTCCTCCGGCGAGGCAGAGCTGCACTGCGCCCTGTGGTGGGACACCGAGCCGCAGGCGGACGTCCTCGTCCTGGAGTCCACGACGGACGGCGGCACGACCTGGGCTGCGCTCCCCTTCGCGACGAAACGCCAGGGCGAACGACCGCAGGCCCATCCGACCGGCGCCGTCACCGGCTGGTCGGGCCGCGTCTGGCACCGCCTCACGGCGCAACTCCCCGCGCACCGGCAGCTGGTACTCCGCTGGCGATACACCACCGACAAGCTGTACGTGGGCCGCGGCGCGTACGTCGACGGGCTGCACGTCGAGACGGCGCACAGCGTCCTCTTCGACGAGGCCCGGCCGGCGGATGCGGCGCGGATCACGGCGAGCGGGTGGACCGCTGCCGCGAACTGA
- a CDS encoding NAD(P)H-dependent flavin oxidoreductase, whose protein sequence is MQTELSKKLGVEHALFGFTPFPAVAAAISRAGGFGVLGAVRYTAPDDLKRDLDWVEAHVDGRPYGLDVVMPAKKVEGVTEADVEAMIPEGHRQFVQDTLAKYGVPELAEGEVSGWRITGWMEQVARTQLDVAFDYPIKLLANALGSPPTDVVARAHDRGVLVAALAGSARHARKHAEAGIDIVVAQGYEAGGHTGEIASMVLTPEVVEAVDPLPVLAAGGIGSGQQVAAALALGAQGVWLGSMWLTTTEADMHSPGLTRKLLAAGSGDTVRSRALTGKPARQLRTEWTDAWDDPDGPGTLPMPLQGLLVAEAVSRIQKYEVEPLLGTPVGQIVGRMNSERSVQAVVDDLTRGFEKAVHRINRIAGRSGQ, encoded by the coding sequence ATGCAGACGGAGCTGAGCAAGAAACTGGGAGTCGAGCACGCCCTTTTCGGCTTCACGCCGTTCCCCGCCGTCGCCGCGGCCATCAGCCGGGCCGGCGGCTTCGGAGTGCTCGGCGCGGTCCGCTACACCGCCCCCGACGACCTCAAACGCGACCTCGACTGGGTCGAGGCACACGTCGACGGCAGGCCCTACGGGCTGGACGTCGTCATGCCCGCGAAGAAGGTCGAGGGCGTCACGGAAGCCGACGTCGAGGCGATGATCCCGGAAGGGCACCGGCAGTTCGTCCAGGACACCCTCGCCAAGTACGGAGTGCCCGAACTGGCCGAGGGTGAGGTATCCGGCTGGCGGATCACCGGGTGGATGGAGCAGGTCGCCCGCACGCAGCTCGACGTCGCCTTCGACTATCCGATCAAGCTGCTCGCCAACGCCCTCGGTTCACCGCCCACCGATGTCGTGGCACGCGCCCATGACCGGGGCGTGCTCGTCGCCGCGCTCGCGGGCAGCGCCCGGCACGCCCGCAAACACGCTGAGGCGGGGATCGACATCGTCGTCGCCCAGGGCTATGAGGCGGGCGGCCACACCGGAGAGATCGCCTCCATGGTGCTCACCCCGGAGGTGGTGGAGGCGGTCGACCCTCTGCCGGTACTGGCGGCCGGAGGCATCGGGAGCGGCCAACAGGTGGCGGCAGCACTCGCTCTCGGCGCCCAGGGTGTGTGGCTGGGCTCCATGTGGCTGACCACCACAGAGGCCGACATGCATTCCCCCGGCCTGACCCGCAAACTGCTCGCCGCCGGATCGGGCGACACCGTCCGCTCCCGAGCCCTGACGGGCAAGCCCGCACGACAGCTGCGCACCGAGTGGACCGACGCCTGGGACGACCCGGACGGGCCCGGCACCCTCCCCATGCCCCTGCAGGGGCTCCTCGTGGCCGAGGCCGTCTCCCGGATCCAGAAGTACGAGGTCGAGCCGCTGCTCGGCACGCCCGTCGGCCAGATCGTGGGCCGGATGAACAGCGAACGCAGTGTCCAGGCCGTCGTCGACGACCTCACCCGCGGCTTCGAGAAGGCCGTGCACCGCATCAACCGCATCGCCGGAAGGAGCGGCCAGTGA
- a CDS encoding acyl-CoA synthetase: MSTPPVGFWAQAAADPDRPVLVAPDGEQWTAGRLHAAANRLVHGLRAAGLGRGDAFAVVLPNSVEFFTAYLAATQAGLYLVPVNHHLVGPEIAWIVADSGAKVLIAHERYADPARQAADEAGLPATHRYAVGEVEGFRPYAELVDGQPESAPARRELGWVMNYTSGTTGRPRGIRRPLPGKPPEESYLGGFLGIFGIKPFDANVHLVCSPLYHTAVLQFAGASLHIGHGLVLMDKWTPEEMLRLIDNHTCTHTHMVPTQFHRLLALPEDVRGRYDVSSMRHAIHGAAPCPDHVKRAMIEWWGTCVEEYYAASEGGGAFATAEDWLKKPGTVGKAWPISELAIFDDDGNPLAPGELGTVYLKMNTGGFSYHKDEAKTKKNRIGDFFTVGDLGCLDEEGYLFLRDRKIDMIISGGVNIYPAEIESALLAHPAVADAAAFGIPHDDWGEEVKAVVEAAPGHEPGPALAAAILDHCAGQLAGYKRPKSVDFIAEMPRDPNGKLYKRRLREPYWEGRTRPV, from the coding sequence GTGAGCACTCCGCCGGTCGGCTTCTGGGCCCAGGCCGCCGCCGATCCCGACCGCCCGGTCCTCGTCGCCCCCGACGGCGAGCAGTGGACCGCCGGGCGTCTGCACGCCGCCGCCAACCGTCTCGTCCACGGCCTGCGCGCGGCCGGCCTCGGACGCGGCGACGCCTTCGCGGTCGTCCTCCCCAACAGCGTCGAGTTCTTCACGGCATACCTGGCCGCCACCCAGGCCGGCCTCTACCTGGTCCCCGTCAACCACCACCTCGTCGGCCCCGAGATCGCCTGGATCGTCGCCGACTCCGGCGCAAAGGTGCTCATCGCCCACGAGCGCTACGCCGATCCCGCCCGTCAGGCCGCCGACGAGGCCGGCCTCCCGGCCACCCACCGGTACGCCGTCGGCGAGGTCGAGGGCTTTCGGCCGTACGCCGAACTCGTCGACGGACAACCGGAGTCGGCACCCGCAAGGCGCGAACTCGGCTGGGTCATGAACTACACCTCGGGCACGACGGGCCGCCCCCGCGGCATCCGCCGCCCCCTGCCCGGCAAACCGCCCGAGGAGTCCTACCTGGGCGGCTTCCTGGGCATCTTCGGCATCAAGCCGTTCGACGCCAACGTGCACCTCGTCTGCTCGCCGCTCTACCACACCGCGGTCCTCCAGTTCGCGGGGGCGTCCCTGCACATCGGCCACGGGCTGGTGCTGATGGACAAGTGGACACCCGAGGAGATGCTTCGCCTGATCGACAACCACACGTGCACGCACACCCATATGGTCCCGACCCAGTTCCACCGTCTCCTCGCGCTTCCGGAGGACGTACGGGGCCGCTACGACGTCTCCTCCATGCGGCACGCCATCCACGGCGCCGCCCCGTGCCCCGACCATGTGAAACGGGCCATGATCGAGTGGTGGGGCACCTGTGTGGAGGAGTACTACGCCGCCAGTGAGGGCGGTGGGGCCTTCGCGACCGCCGAGGACTGGCTGAAGAAGCCCGGCACGGTCGGCAAGGCCTGGCCGATCAGCGAGCTCGCGATCTTCGACGACGACGGCAACCCGCTCGCGCCCGGAGAACTCGGCACCGTCTACCTGAAGATGAACACCGGCGGCTTCAGCTATCACAAGGACGAGGCCAAGACGAAGAAGAACCGCATCGGCGACTTCTTCACCGTGGGCGACCTCGGCTGTCTCGACGAGGAGGGCTATCTCTTCCTCCGCGACCGCAAGATCGACATGATCATCTCCGGCGGGGTCAACATCTACCCGGCCGAGATCGAGTCCGCCCTGCTCGCCCACCCGGCCGTCGCCGACGCCGCCGCCTTCGGCATCCCGCACGACGACTGGGGCGAGGAGGTCAAGGCCGTCGTCGAAGCCGCCCCTGGCCACGAGCCCGGCCCCGCCCTCGCCGCCGCGATCCTCGACCACTGCGCCGGGCAACTCGCCGGGTACAAGCGGCCCAAGAGCGTGGACTTCATCGCCGAGATGCCGCGGGATCCCAACGGCAAGCTGTACAAGCGGCGGTTGCGGGAACCGTACTGGGAGGGGCGCACGCGCCCCGTGTGA